One stretch of Limnohabitans sp. DNA includes these proteins:
- the truB gene encoding tRNA pseudouridine(55) synthase TruB has product MNAPRTRVQRRPVHGVLLLDKPLGLSSNQALQKAKWLLRAEKAGHTGTLDPLATGVLPLCFGAATKFSQQHLDADKTYETTVRLGQKTSTADAEGDVISVREVSCTAGRVVEILDRFIGPISQVPPMHSALKKDGKALYEYAREGETVEREARNVVIHALDLLDMQLQGDAPFLRLRVRCSKGTYIRTLGEDIAEALGCGGHLSALRRVVTGPFVASQCVTLQDLEAMDEAKRLGALLPVAVLLPGYTEVNLDSDNTGRFLNGVRRHGPWVDCDQVAVYGEHPRALLGTAMVHGGELVPGRLLSPIEIQQILESSPAFEPLLAEQV; this is encoded by the coding sequence ATGAACGCGCCACGCACCAGGGTGCAGCGGCGCCCTGTGCACGGGGTGTTGTTGCTCGACAAACCGCTGGGTCTTTCCAGCAACCAGGCTTTGCAAAAAGCCAAGTGGTTGTTGCGGGCTGAAAAAGCGGGGCATACCGGCACCCTGGACCCCTTGGCGACAGGTGTTTTGCCCTTGTGCTTCGGCGCTGCAACCAAATTCAGTCAACAGCATTTGGACGCAGACAAGACCTACGAGACCACCGTGCGCCTGGGGCAGAAGACGAGCACGGCGGATGCCGAAGGCGATGTGATTTCTGTGCGTGAAGTGTCATGTACGGCTGGTAGGGTGGTAGAAATTTTGGACCGTTTCATAGGCCCGATCAGTCAAGTGCCCCCGATGCACAGTGCCTTGAAAAAGGACGGCAAGGCCTTGTACGAATATGCCCGAGAGGGCGAAACCGTTGAACGCGAAGCGCGCAACGTGGTGATTCATGCCCTGGATCTGCTGGACATGCAGTTGCAAGGCGATGCGCCTTTTTTGCGGTTGCGTGTGCGCTGCAGCAAAGGCACCTACATCCGCACGCTGGGCGAAGACATCGCCGAGGCCTTGGGTTGTGGTGGCCACTTGAGTGCATTGCGCAGGGTGGTCACGGGTCCTTTTGTCGCGTCACAGTGCGTGACGCTGCAGGATCTGGAAGCGATGGATGAAGCAAAGCGCCTGGGCGCTTTGCTGCCCGTGGCTGTTTTGTTGCCGGGCTACACCGAGGTGAACCTGGACAGCGACAACACAGGCCGTTTTTTGAACGGGGTGCGCAGACACGGCCCTTGGGTTGATTGTGATCAAGTCGCAGTGTATGGAGAACATCCTCGCGCCTTGCTGGGAACAGCAATGGTGCATGGCGGCGAATTGGTTCCGGGTCGATTGTTGAGCCCGATCGAAATTCAACAGATTTTGGAAAGTTCACCTGCATTTGAGCCGTTGCTGGCCGAGCAGGTTTAA
- the typA gene encoding translational GTPase TypA — protein MSKQIRNIAIIAHVDHGKTTMVDQLLRQSGTFADHEKIVDTVMDNNAIERERGITILAKNCAVSWEGTHINIVDTPGHADFGGEVERALSMVDGVVLLIDAQEGPMPQTRFVTKKALALGLKPIVVVNKVDKPGANPDKVVNAAFDLFDKLGASDEQLDFPVVYASGINGWTSMEEGAPGEQWGPDMSALFNTVLNHVKPNTGDPAAPLQLQISALDFSTFVGRIGVGRISQGTIKPNMDVVVMEGEDGSIIKGRVNQVLTFQGLDRVQVSEAGPGDIVLINGIADLNIGVTVTNPINPAPLPMLKVDEPTLTMNFCVNTSPLAGREGKYVTSRQIWDRLQKELQHNVALRVNETDEEGIFEVMGRGELHLTILLENMRREGYELAVSKPRVLFRDVNGERHEPIELVTADIEETHQGGVMQALGERKGELVNMEPDGRGRVRLEYRIPARGLIGFSNEFLNLTRGSGLISNIFDGYEPHKGEIGGRKNGVLISMDDGEIFTYALGKLDDRGRMFVKANDPVYEGMIVGIHSRDNDLVVNATRTKQLTNFRVSGKEDAIKITPPIDLTLEYGVEFIEDDELVEITPKSVRLRKRFLKESDRKRNK, from the coding sequence ATGAGCAAGCAAATTCGCAACATCGCCATCATCGCCCACGTTGACCACGGTAAAACCACCATGGTGGACCAACTGCTGCGTCAGTCTGGCACCTTCGCTGACCACGAAAAAATCGTCGACACCGTCATGGACAACAACGCCATCGAACGTGAGCGTGGCATCACCATCCTGGCCAAAAATTGCGCCGTGAGCTGGGAAGGCACGCACATCAACATCGTGGACACCCCTGGACACGCTGACTTCGGCGGCGAAGTCGAGCGTGCTTTGTCCATGGTCGACGGCGTAGTGCTGTTGATTGACGCGCAAGAAGGCCCTATGCCTCAGACACGTTTCGTGACCAAGAAAGCTTTGGCTTTGGGGTTGAAACCCATCGTCGTGGTGAACAAAGTCGACAAGCCCGGCGCTAATCCTGACAAAGTGGTGAACGCCGCCTTTGACTTGTTCGACAAACTCGGTGCCAGCGACGAGCAACTTGACTTTCCGGTGGTCTATGCCTCCGGCATCAACGGCTGGACCTCGATGGAAGAGGGCGCTCCCGGTGAGCAGTGGGGCCCTGACATGTCGGCCTTGTTCAATACCGTGCTCAACCACGTCAAACCCAATACGGGCGATCCGGCAGCCCCCTTGCAATTGCAAATTTCTGCGCTCGACTTTTCGACCTTCGTGGGCCGGATTGGTGTGGGTCGCATCAGCCAAGGCACCATCAAGCCCAACATGGACGTGGTGGTCATGGAGGGCGAAGACGGCTCGATCATCAAAGGCCGTGTCAACCAGGTGCTGACCTTCCAGGGGCTGGATCGGGTACAGGTGAGCGAAGCTGGCCCTGGTGACATTGTGCTGATCAACGGCATTGCCGACCTGAACATTGGCGTCACAGTGACCAACCCGATCAACCCCGCACCATTGCCCATGCTGAAAGTTGACGAGCCCACGCTGACGATGAACTTCTGCGTGAACACCTCGCCTTTGGCTGGCCGAGAAGGCAAGTACGTGACCAGTCGTCAGATCTGGGACCGCCTGCAAAAAGAGCTGCAACACAACGTGGCCCTGCGCGTCAACGAAACCGACGAAGAGGGCATCTTTGAAGTCATGGGTCGTGGTGAATTGCACTTGACCATCTTGCTGGAAAACATGCGCCGAGAAGGTTACGAATTGGCCGTGTCCAAGCCCCGCGTGCTTTTCCGCGATGTGAATGGCGAGCGCCATGAGCCCATCGAGCTGGTCACCGCCGACATCGAAGAAACTCACCAAGGCGGCGTGATGCAAGCTTTGGGTGAGCGCAAAGGCGAGTTGGTGAACATGGAGCCCGATGGGCGTGGCCGTGTTCGTCTCGAATACCGCATTCCTGCCCGTGGTCTGATTGGTTTCTCCAACGAATTCCTGAATCTGACTCGAGGCTCAGGCCTGATCTCCAACATCTTTGACGGCTACGAGCCACACAAAGGTGAAATCGGTGGGCGCAAGAACGGTGTACTGATCTCCATGGACGATGGCGAAATCTTCACCTACGCCCTGGGCAAGCTGGACGACCGTGGCCGCATGTTCGTCAAAGCCAACGATCCGGTGTACGAAGGCATGATCGTGGGTATCCACAGCCGCGACAACGACCTGGTGGTCAACGCGACACGCACCAAGCAGCTGACCAACTTTCGCGTGTCCGGCAAAGAAGATGCCATCAAGATCACGCCTCCGATTGACCTGACCCTGGAATACGGTGTTGAATTCATCGAGGACGACGAGTTGGTCGAAATCACGCCCAAGAGCGTCCGTTTGCGCAAGCGTTTCTTGAAAGAAAGCGACCGTAAGCGCAACAAGTGA
- a CDS encoding DMT family transporter produces MRMTHGLAVWTMVGVTALWSMAGVVTRHLEEARSFEVTFWRSFFTVVSLLIILPLLQGRGVWSRMPWRNRYFWLSGVCWSVMFTAFMVALTLTAVANVLITMAVGPLFTALFTRVFLRHPLPLRTWVAIVVAGIGIGWMYGTQLSLGDPNFLVGSLVALCVPIAGAVQWTLAQKSQSDGHSLDLVPSVLLGAVFSTLFTWPLAMPFQASAHDVGLLAILGLFQLAIPCVLSVICVRVLKAPEASLLCLLEIVFGIALAWWGANEAPQMSVLLGGSLVLGALLMNQWLGSRGNND; encoded by the coding sequence ATGCGCATGACCCACGGCCTGGCCGTCTGGACCATGGTGGGCGTCACCGCCCTGTGGTCGATGGCCGGGGTGGTGACGCGGCACCTTGAAGAGGCCCGCAGCTTTGAAGTCACCTTCTGGCGCAGCTTTTTCACCGTCGTGTCCCTCTTGATCATCCTGCCTTTGTTGCAGGGCAGGGGGGTGTGGTCTCGAATGCCGTGGCGCAACCGGTACTTCTGGCTGTCTGGCGTGTGCTGGAGCGTCATGTTCACCGCCTTCATGGTGGCGCTGACGCTCACGGCGGTGGCCAATGTGTTGATCACCATGGCCGTGGGACCTTTGTTCACTGCCTTGTTCACCCGCGTGTTTTTGCGCCACCCATTGCCTTTGCGCACCTGGGTCGCCATTGTGGTGGCCGGGATTGGAATTGGCTGGATGTATGGCACCCAGTTGAGCTTGGGCGACCCGAATTTTCTGGTGGGCTCCCTGGTGGCCTTGTGTGTGCCCATCGCGGGCGCCGTGCAGTGGACCTTGGCGCAAAAAAGCCAAAGCGATGGCCACAGTCTGGACTTGGTGCCCTCGGTTTTGTTGGGTGCTGTTTTCTCTACTTTGTTCACTTGGCCTTTGGCCATGCCGTTTCAGGCATCGGCCCACGATGTCGGCTTGCTCGCTATTTTGGGCTTGTTCCAATTGGCCATTCCCTGTGTGTTGTCGGTGATTTGCGTGCGGGTGCTCAAAGCCCCGGAGGCGTCATTGTTGTGTCTGCTGGAAATCGTGTTTGGCATTGCCTTGGCTTGGTGGGGCGCTAACGAAGCCCCGCAAATGAGCGTATTGTTAGGCGGTTCCCTGGTCCTTGGGGCGTTGCTCATGAACCAATGGTTAGGCTCGAGAGGCAACAATGACTGA
- a CDS encoding enoyl-CoA hydratase/isomerase family protein: MTEVIAQIEGRMGTITLNRPKALNALSLGMVRALTRALLDWQTNPQVLAVAVRGTGKEGPFGAFCSGGDIRFFHQAAHAGDAALGDFFTEEYRLNHLIHTYSKPYIAFMDGIVMGGGMGISQGASVRVVTERTKMAMPETHIGLFPDVGGGYFLSRCPGRLGEYLGLTGQMLNGPQAVAAKLADISLASGMLEPIWQTLVSSPFENAESVERWVLAQAGAMTPEKLTPQPQIDAVFGLPTLADMLLKLEAATDEWSQKTAHVLRHRSPLMLHVVLEQIRRARQLGLADDLRMERDMVHHCFHLRSVADSESVEGIRALAVDKDHKPNWKPARAEDVDLSEAARFFASPWPSDHHPLRDLA, from the coding sequence ATGACTGAAGTCATCGCTCAAATTGAAGGTCGTATGGGCACCATCACCCTGAACCGACCCAAGGCGTTGAATGCCTTGTCGCTGGGCATGGTGCGTGCTTTGACTCGCGCCTTGCTCGATTGGCAAACCAATCCGCAAGTTTTGGCCGTGGCGGTGCGCGGTACCGGCAAAGAAGGTCCGTTTGGCGCCTTCTGTTCGGGCGGTGACATCCGATTTTTTCACCAAGCCGCACATGCGGGCGACGCGGCATTGGGGGACTTTTTCACTGAAGAGTACCGCCTGAACCACCTGATCCACACCTACAGCAAACCCTACATCGCCTTCATGGACGGCATCGTCATGGGTGGCGGCATGGGCATCAGCCAGGGCGCGAGCGTGCGTGTGGTGACCGAGCGCACCAAAATGGCCATGCCCGAAACCCACATTGGATTGTTTCCGGATGTGGGCGGGGGCTATTTTCTGAGCCGCTGCCCAGGTCGTCTGGGCGAATACCTTGGCTTAACGGGACAGATGCTCAACGGCCCCCAGGCGGTCGCGGCCAAACTGGCCGACATCTCGCTGGCCAGCGGGATGCTGGAGCCCATTTGGCAGACCTTGGTCAGCAGCCCCTTTGAGAACGCCGAATCGGTGGAGCGGTGGGTGCTGGCCCAAGCGGGTGCGATGACGCCCGAAAAACTCACGCCACAGCCCCAAATCGATGCGGTTTTTGGTCTCCCCACCTTGGCTGACATGTTGCTCAAGCTGGAAGCGGCTACCGATGAGTGGAGTCAGAAAACCGCACATGTTTTGCGCCACCGCTCACCATTGATGCTGCATGTGGTGCTGGAACAAATACGACGCGCCCGTCAACTGGGCCTGGCTGATGATCTGCGCATGGAACGCGACATGGTGCACCACTGCTTCCACCTGCGCTCTGTGGCCGACAGCGAATCCGTGGAAGGCATCCGCGCCTTGGCTGTGGACAAAGACCACAAGCCGAACTGGAAGCCTGCAAGGGCGGAAGACGTGGATTTATCGGAAGCCGCTCGTTTCTTTGCGAGCCCCTGGCCTTCAGATCATCACCCGCTGCGCGATTTGGCGTGA
- the smpB gene encoding SsrA-binding protein SmpB produces MATSKKTTVAPTFAKIAENKKAAFDYFFEERYEAGMVLEGWEVKAIREGKVQLTDGYVVIRNGELFIIGCLINPLKTASTHINPEAARTRKLLLNKEEIKRLIGKIEQKGYTLVPINLHWKSGKVKCDIALAKGKAEHDKRDTIKDREGKREVERVMKSRHRDR; encoded by the coding sequence ATGGCCACCTCCAAAAAAACAACCGTCGCTCCCACTTTTGCTAAGATCGCCGAAAACAAAAAGGCTGCCTTCGACTATTTTTTTGAAGAGCGCTATGAGGCGGGCATGGTACTGGAAGGCTGGGAAGTCAAGGCCATTCGCGAAGGCAAGGTTCAGCTCACCGATGGTTATGTGGTCATCCGCAACGGCGAATTGTTCATCATTGGCTGCCTCATCAACCCGCTGAAAACGGCTTCAACCCACATCAATCCTGAAGCGGCGCGCACCCGCAAACTGCTGCTGAACAAAGAAGAGATCAAGCGGCTGATCGGCAAGATCGAGCAAAAGGGTTACACCCTGGTGCCGATCAACCTGCATTGGAAATCAGGCAAGGTCAAATGCGACATTGCGCTGGCCAAGGGCAAGGCCGAGCACGACAAACGCGACACCATCAAAGACCGCGAAGGCAAGCGCGAAGTCGAACGCGTGATGAAGAGCCGTCACCGCGACCGCTGA
- a CDS encoding type II toxin-antitoxin system RatA family toxin codes for MKNIHKSVLIWYSPEEMFRLVTDVDRYPEFLPWCDEARVLETDEHGMVAEVGISLGGLQQTFTTRNTHEEGRSVGMSLVKGPFSKLSGMWRFTPVGDGSQRACKVELDLEYGFSSKTLSALVGPVFDKIAASLVDAFVKRAEAVYG; via the coding sequence ATGAAGAATATCCACAAGTCTGTCCTCATCTGGTACTCGCCAGAGGAAATGTTTCGCCTCGTCACCGACGTGGACCGCTACCCTGAGTTTTTGCCGTGGTGCGACGAAGCCCGCGTGCTCGAAACCGATGAGCACGGCATGGTGGCTGAAGTGGGCATCAGCCTGGGAGGTCTTCAACAAACTTTCACCACCCGCAACACACACGAAGAAGGCCGATCGGTTGGCATGAGCTTGGTCAAAGGGCCTTTCTCTAAACTGAGCGGCATGTGGCGCTTCACCCCTGTTGGCGATGGCTCGCAACGTGCATGCAAGGTTGAGTTGGATTTGGAGTACGGCTTTTCCAGCAAAACATTGTCTGCCTTGGTGGGGCCCGTGTTCGACAAGATCGCTGCCAGCTTGGTCGATGCCTTTGTCAAACGCGCCGAAGCGGTTTATGGCTGA
- a CDS encoding RnfH family protein, producing MAERMIEVTLCWSLGPRHVQELILRVPTGSTVEAAVDFGVAQWLEVSPSPDSVSLSSLKFQQPGIWGRKVPWTQLVNANDRIELYRPLKVDPKVARRQRFKRQGKGRTGLFANRKSGSAAGY from the coding sequence ATGGCTGAGCGAATGATCGAAGTCACGCTGTGCTGGAGTCTGGGGCCGCGTCATGTGCAGGAGCTGATACTGAGGGTGCCAACAGGCAGCACGGTGGAGGCTGCGGTGGATTTTGGCGTCGCCCAGTGGCTTGAGGTCAGTCCATCACCCGATTCTGTTTCCCTGTCATCGCTCAAGTTTCAACAGCCGGGCATCTGGGGCCGCAAAGTGCCCTGGACGCAACTTGTGAATGCGAACGACCGCATTGAGCTGTACCGCCCGCTCAAAGTCGACCCCAAAGTCGCACGGCGTCAACGCTTCAAGCGCCAGGGCAAGGGGCGCACCGGGTTGTTTGCCAATCGCAAGAGCGGCTCGGCTGCAGGGTACTGA
- a CDS encoding class I SAM-dependent methyltransferase, translating into MQALLNAISQITLSDDVRRVFHGRGGLYCGCEQWSLDWFAPVWVLTSFKPVNDAELAHCHRALEARWQALAPGMPLNWVFQSRVSGEAETRLMAGSVPEPHVVTEQGARYIVHLMRGQNHGLFLDMAVGREWLKNHALHENILNLFAYTCAFSVVALQGGAAQVVNLDMSQAALAVGQQNHRLNDLPAKARFLGHDIFKTWGKISKMGPYGVIVIDPPSYQKGSFIATKDYIKLIRRLSDLLEPQGHVLLCLNAPELDSQFLHTQVAEAAPSLKFVERLANPAAFADIDPEKSLKVLHYQNA; encoded by the coding sequence ATGCAAGCCCTTTTGAACGCGATCTCGCAGATCACTCTGAGCGACGACGTCCGGCGTGTTTTTCATGGACGAGGCGGCCTGTATTGCGGCTGTGAACAATGGTCGCTGGACTGGTTCGCACCCGTCTGGGTCTTGACCAGCTTCAAACCGGTGAACGATGCAGAACTGGCCCATTGCCACAGGGCTCTGGAAGCCCGCTGGCAAGCCTTGGCCCCGGGCATGCCGCTCAATTGGGTGTTCCAGAGCCGGGTTTCGGGTGAAGCCGAAACGCGCCTGATGGCGGGCAGCGTTCCCGAGCCGCATGTGGTGACCGAGCAGGGCGCACGTTACATCGTTCATCTGATGCGCGGGCAAAACCACGGCTTGTTTCTCGACATGGCCGTCGGACGCGAGTGGCTGAAAAACCATGCACTGCACGAAAATATTCTCAACCTGTTTGCCTACACCTGCGCGTTCTCGGTGGTGGCCTTGCAAGGCGGGGCCGCGCAAGTCGTGAACCTGGACATGAGCCAGGCCGCACTGGCCGTGGGGCAGCAAAACCACCGCCTGAACGACTTGCCTGCCAAAGCGCGCTTTCTGGGCCATGACATCTTCAAGACCTGGGGCAAGATCAGCAAGATGGGGCCTTATGGCGTGATCGTGATCGATCCGCCCAGTTACCAAAAAGGCAGCTTCATCGCCACCAAGGACTACATCAAGCTGATTCGGCGTTTGTCCGATTTGCTGGAGCCGCAAGGGCATGTGCTGTTGTGCCTGAATGCGCCCGAGTTGGACTCGCAGTTTTTGCACACCCAAGTGGCCGAGGCTGCGCCCAGCCTGAAGTTTGTCGAGCGTTTGGCCAACCCCGCGGCATTTGCCGACATCGATCCGGAAAAGTCGCTCAAGGTGCTGCATTATCAAAACGCCTGA
- the guaA gene encoding glutamine-hydrolyzing GMP synthase, whose translation MQHSKILILDFGSQVTQLIARRVREGTCVLRSASLVMSAATGCANTPKTATLKGVILSGITCQHCTKRTICVRLMRCLRAGDSRAWAFATACQTMAVQLGGQVEASTHREFGYAEVRAHGHTELLQGIEDFATAEGHGMLKVWMSHGDKVTAMPAGFKLMASTPACPIAGMADEARRFYAVQFHPEVTHTVQGQALLNRFVLDICQASPDWIMCDYIKEAVAKIREQVGDEEVILGLSGGVDSSVAAALIHRAIGDKLTCVFVDHGLLRLNEGDMVMEMFVGKLHAKVIRVDASDLFLGKLAGASEPEAKRKIIGGLFVEVFKEQAAKLKAADGGKDGNDGRPAVKGATFLAQGTIYPDVIESGGAKSKKAVTIKSHHNVGGLPEQLGLKLLEPLRELFKDEVRELGVALGLPREMVYRHPFPGPGLGVRILGEVKKEYADLLRRADAIFIEELRNFTDETGKTWYDLTSQAFTVFLPVKSVGVMGDGRTYDYVVALRAVQTSDFMTADWAELPYALLKKVSGRIINEVRGINRVTYDVSSKPPATIEWE comes from the coding sequence ATGCAGCATTCCAAGATCCTGATCCTCGACTTCGGCTCGCAAGTCACCCAGCTCATCGCCCGCCGCGTGCGCGAAGGCACATGTGTTTTGCGAAGTGCATCCCTTGTGATGTCAGCAGCGACTGGGTGCGCGAATACGCCAAAGACGGCAACCTTGAAGGGCGTGATCTTGTCGGGCATCACATGCCAGCACTGTACGAAGAGGACGATTTGCGTGCGCCTGATGCGGTGTTTACGAGCTGGGGATTCCCGTGCTTGGGCATTTGCTACGGCATGTCAGACCATGGCCGTCCAGCTAGGTGGTCAAGTGGAGGCATCGACGCATCGCGAATTTGGCTACGCCGAAGTCCGCGCCCACGGGCACACCGAACTGCTCCAAGGCATTGAAGACTTCGCCACAGCCGAAGGCCACGGCATGCTCAAGGTCTGGATGAGCCACGGCGACAAGGTCACGGCCATGCCTGCCGGATTCAAGCTCATGGCCTCGACCCCAGCTTGCCCGATAGCGGGCATGGCCGACGAGGCCCGGCGCTTTTACGCGGTGCAGTTCCACCCCGAAGTCACCCACACCGTGCAAGGCCAGGCGCTGCTCAACCGCTTTGTGCTCGACATCTGCCAGGCCAGCCCTGACTGGATCATGTGCGACTACATCAAAGAGGCTGTGGCCAAAATCCGCGAGCAAGTGGGCGACGAAGAAGTCATCCTCGGTCTGTCCGGTGGCGTGGATTCGTCCGTGGCTGCCGCCCTGATCCACCGCGCCATTGGCGACAAACTGACCTGCGTGTTTGTGGACCATGGCCTGCTGCGCTTGAACGAGGGCGACATGGTCATGGAGATGTTCGTCGGCAAGCTGCATGCGAAAGTCATCCGTGTCGATGCCAGCGATTTGTTCCTGGGCAAACTGGCGGGCGCGAGCGAGCCCGAAGCCAAGCGCAAGATCATCGGCGGTTTGTTTGTGGAAGTGTTCAAGGAACAAGCGGCCAAGTTGAAAGCTGCCGACGGCGGCAAAGATGGGAATGACGGCCGGCCAGCCGTCAAAGGGGCGACCTTCTTGGCCCAAGGCACGATTTACCCCGACGTGATCGAGTCGGGCGGTGCCAAAAGCAAAAAGGCCGTCACCATCAAGAGCCACCACAACGTGGGCGGTTTACCCGAGCAGTTGGGCCTGAAACTGCTGGAGCCGCTGCGCGAACTGTTCAAAGACGAAGTGCGCGAACTGGGCGTGGCGCTGGGCTTGCCCCGCGAGATGGTCTACCGTCACCCCTTCCCAGGTCCGGGCCTGGGCGTGCGCATTTTGGGTGAAGTCAAAAAAGAATACGCCGACCTGCTGCGCCGTGCGGACGCGATCTTCATCGAAGAACTGCGCAACTTCACCGACGAAACGGGCAAGACCTGGTACGACCTGACCAGCCAGGCCTTCACCGTGTTCTTGCCCGTGAAAAGCGTGGGCGTGATGGGCGACGGCCGCACTTATGACTACGTGGTGGCGCTGCGCGCCGTGCAAACCAGCGACTTCATGACGGCCGACTGGGCCGAGCTGCCTTATGCGCTGCTCAAGAAAGTGTCGGGGCGCATCATCAACGAGGTGCGGGGCATCAACCGGGTGACCTACGACGTGAGTTCAAAGCCACCGGCGACGATCGAGTGGGAATGA
- a CDS encoding FMN-binding negative transcriptional regulator: MYLPKQFHNTDPAIAQRIMREHPLASVVSVGEDGFPVLSHIPMHWQGVSLWGEDAPEHGVLLGHCARANPHAQLLAYQSHALVSFMGPQAYMSPGVYADKQRVPTWTYLAVQAKVQTRIVDPHTDRDRLLKCLIADHEPSYAQQWRELPATYTSAMLNGIVAFEMAIVELQCAVKLNQHRPEAHAAMHAAYAAGPANAQALARWMEDVGLVPRVQG; the protein is encoded by the coding sequence ATGTACCTCCCCAAGCAGTTCCACAACACCGATCCCGCCATTGCCCAGCGCATCATGCGCGAGCACCCTTTGGCTTCCGTGGTGTCTGTGGGCGAAGACGGTTTTCCGGTCCTCAGCCACATTCCCATGCATTGGCAGGGCGTGTCACTTTGGGGCGAGGATGCGCCTGAGCATGGCGTATTGCTGGGGCACTGCGCGCGCGCGAACCCGCATGCGCAGTTGCTGGCCTATCAGTCGCATGCCCTGGTGAGCTTCATGGGGCCACAAGCTTACATGTCGCCCGGCGTGTATGCCGACAAGCAGCGCGTGCCGACCTGGACATATCTGGCGGTGCAGGCCAAAGTCCAAACGCGCATCGTTGACCCGCACACCGACCGGGACCGCTTGCTCAAATGCCTCATTGCCGACCACGAGCCGTCCTACGCTCAGCAATGGCGCGAGTTGCCCGCCACGTACACCTCGGCCATGCTCAACGGCATCGTCGCTTTCGAGATGGCCATTGTTGAACTGCAATGTGCGGTTAAACTGAACCAGCACCGCCCTGAGGCGCATGCGGCCATGCATGCGGCTTATGCCGCAGGTCCGGCGAATGCACAGGCCTTGGCCCGTTGGATGGAAGATGTCGGGCTGGTGCCCCGTGTTCAGGGATGA
- the tadA gene encoding tRNA adenosine(34) deaminase TadA, which yields MKDWTDEQGMQLALAQARAAAAAGEVPVGAVVVRDGEVIATGRNAPIASHDPTAHAEVVALREAARVLGNYRLEGCTLYVTLEPCSMCSGAMLHARLDRVVFGAADPRTGAAGSVLNLFDHRQLNPQTQVMGGVLAEECGQMLRDFFKPRRINTDPVREDALRTPDTAFAGLPDYPWQPRYVNDLPSIAGLRMHYLDEGDANAPLTWLCLHGNPAWSYLYRKMIPVWLAAGHRVVAPDLIGFGKSDKPKKDSFHQFETHRQSLLDLIERLDLQRVVLVVQDWGGILGLTLPMAAPERYKGLLVMNTTLATGEAPLSAGFLAWRDWCQSQPLFDVGKLFARGNRSMTPAETAAYNAPFPDKGYRAALRAFPPMVPEFADSPGAAISRQARDFWRNDRHGQTFMAIGQQDPVLGEPVMRQLQGQIKGCLEPMLLPDAGHFVQEQGRAIAEAAVRHFKP from the coding sequence ATGAAAGATTGGACCGACGAGCAGGGCATGCAGCTGGCATTGGCCCAAGCCCGCGCGGCAGCTGCCGCCGGTGAAGTGCCGGTGGGGGCGGTGGTGGTCCGAGACGGCGAAGTCATCGCCACCGGTCGCAACGCCCCCATTGCCAGCCATGACCCGACAGCACACGCTGAAGTGGTGGCGCTGCGCGAAGCGGCCCGCGTGTTGGGCAATTACAGGCTCGAAGGCTGCACGCTGTACGTGACACTGGAGCCGTGCAGCATGTGCAGCGGCGCCATGCTGCACGCTCGGTTGGACCGCGTAGTGTTTGGCGCGGCCGATCCGCGCACCGGGGCGGCAGGCTCGGTGCTCAATTTGTTTGACCACAGGCAGCTGAACCCCCAAACCCAAGTCATGGGCGGCGTGCTGGCCGAGGAATGCGGCCAGATGCTCAGGGACTTTTTCAAACCCCGGCGCATCAACACCGACCCGGTGCGCGAAGACGCTTTGCGAACGCCCGATACGGCCTTTGCCGGTTTGCCCGACTACCCCTGGCAGCCGCGCTATGTGAACGACCTGCCCAGCATCGCCGGGCTGCGCATGCATTACCTGGATGAGGGCGACGCCAATGCCCCATTGACTTGGTTGTGCCTGCACGGCAACCCGGCCTGGAGCTACCTGTACCGCAAGATGATCCCGGTTTGGCTGGCGGCAGGCCACCGCGTGGTGGCGCCCGACCTGATCGGCTTTGGCAAGAGCGACAAGCCCAAGAAGGACAGTTTTCACCAGTTTGAAACCCATCGCCAGTCCTTGCTGGATTTGATTGAGCGGCTCGACCTGCAGCGCGTGGTGCTGGTGGTGCAGGACTGGGGCGGCATTTTGGGGCTGACCTTGCCCATGGCCGCACCCGAGCGTTACAAGGGTTTGCTGGTCATGAACACGACCTTGGCCACCGGCGAGGCCCCCTTGAGTGCAGGCTTTTTGGCTTGGCGCGATTGGTGCCAAAGCCAGCCGCTGTTCGATGTGGGCAAGCTGTTTGCGCGGGGCAACCGCAGCATGACGCCTGCCGAGACGGCGGCCTACAACGCGCCCTTCCCGGACAAGGGCTACCGAGCCGCGCTGCGCGCCTTTCCGCCCATGGTGCCGGAGTTCGCCGATTCACCCGGTGCGGCCATCTCGCGGCAAGCGCGAGACTTTTGGCGCAACGACAGGCATGGTCAGACTTTCATGGCCATTGGCCAGCAAGACCCGGTGCTGGGCGAGCCGGTCATGCGCCAATTGCAAGGCCAAATCAAAGGCTGCCTCGAGCCCATGTTGCTGCCCGATGCAGGGCATTTTGTGCAGGAGCAGGGCCGGGCGATTGCTGAGGCCGCTGTGCGACACTTCAAGCCCTGA